The Chitinophagaceae bacterium genome window below encodes:
- a CDS encoding DUF5605 domain-containing protein — protein MYNGNAFANVKLTAKFISKDTTYIADGFYDGDNTFIIRFMPEKPGHWTYVTSSNIKQLNNQKGNFECVAASGNNHGIVRVSNTYNFKYADGKQYYPVGTTAYAWNHMSKPVQEMTLQSLKQSGFNKVRMCVFPKDYNLVKEEPEIYPFVSAGIEKGPNGKERKVWDFTTFNPAFFRVLEKQIDELNQLGIEADLILFHPYDKGRWGFDSLPMDVNFKYIKYIVARLGSFRNVWWSLANEWDLVKYKSHDDWIALSKAVAETDPYHHLTSIHGSTAKYIEYWLPYYTHVSIQDEGPVLHWGAAVILRNAYYKPVIYDEVGYEGNLVSRWGRYSGEEMNYLMWMGAIGGTYVTHGESYMFKDATDTIFWAKGGTFKGTSWKRAGFLRKILEEAPGPLEASDGSRDFKTASGGNGHFIVYFGKEMNEYWYFNLPQRNGSFTRLTAGKKYKVEIIDTWDMTITPVTAVFETTPAEDYRLYDKDRKKIRLPAKPYIALRITEITK, from the coding sequence ATATACAATGGCAATGCTTTTGCCAATGTAAAGCTTACCGCTAAATTTATCAGCAAAGACACGACATATATTGCAGATGGATTTTATGATGGCGATAATACGTTTATAATCCGTTTTATGCCGGAAAAACCCGGCCATTGGACTTACGTTACCAGCAGTAACATAAAGCAACTCAACAATCAAAAAGGAAATTTTGAATGTGTAGCTGCATCAGGCAATAATCATGGAATAGTAAGGGTAAGCAATACGTATAATTTCAAGTATGCAGATGGCAAACAATACTATCCTGTAGGTACTACTGCTTATGCATGGAACCACATGAGTAAGCCAGTGCAGGAAATGACTTTGCAATCATTAAAACAATCTGGTTTCAATAAAGTGCGTATGTGTGTATTTCCCAAAGATTACAACCTGGTAAAAGAAGAACCCGAAATATACCCTTTCGTTTCAGCCGGAATAGAAAAAGGGCCGAATGGAAAAGAAAGAAAGGTCTGGGATTTCACCACCTTTAACCCCGCTTTTTTCCGTGTGCTGGAAAAACAAATTGATGAATTGAATCAATTGGGCATTGAAGCTGATCTGATTCTTTTTCATCCGTATGATAAAGGCCGCTGGGGTTTTGATTCATTACCAATGGATGTAAATTTCAAATACATCAAATACATTGTTGCAAGGTTAGGCTCGTTCCGGAATGTATGGTGGTCACTTGCAAACGAATGGGATTTGGTAAAATATAAATCACATGACGATTGGATTGCGTTGTCAAAAGCTGTAGCCGAAACTGACCCCTATCATCATTTAACTTCTATACATGGAAGCACTGCAAAATATATTGAATACTGGTTGCCGTATTATACGCATGTAAGCATACAGGATGAAGGCCCGGTTTTGCATTGGGGTGCGGCTGTTATTTTACGCAATGCCTATTATAAACCTGTTATTTATGATGAAGTGGGTTATGAAGGAAACCTTGTAAGCCGCTGGGGCCGCTATAGTGGCGAAGAGATGAACTACCTGATGTGGATGGGTGCTATTGGGGGTACTTATGTTACGCATGGCGAATCGTATATGTTTAAAGATGCAACTGATACCATCTTCTGGGCAAAAGGCGGAACATTCAAAGGTACAAGCTGGAAGAGAGCAGGGTTTTTAAGGAAGATTTTAGAAGAAGCACCCGGCCCATTAGAAGCATCTGATGGAAGCCGTGATTTTAAAACAGCATCAGGCGGCAACGGACACTTCATTGTTTATTTCGGAAAAGAGATGAATGAGTATTGGTATTTCAATCTTCCGCAAAGAAATGGTTCATTCACCAGGCTTACCGCAGGAAAAAAATATAAAGTAGAAATTATTGACACCTGGGATATGACGATTACACCTGTTACTGCTGTATTTGAAACAACTCCGGCAGAAGATTACCGTTTATATGATAAGGATAGAAAAAAAATCAGACTGCCAGCAAAACCTTATATCGCATTGCGAATAACAGAAATTACAAAATAG